GAGTCAACTTCTTCACCCCGGCATGCCATCTCCTACCATCAGTAGGGAATAGGTATGAGATATTCACTCACTCAatcaaaccaaaatttgaatttcCTCGCAAGTTAAAGAAATAAGTCAGTGATACATGAGTCATGAAGAACAAAACGATGTCAGCTTTACAATGACCCTGTgcttaaataaaatacaagGAATGACGAgatgttaaataaaaaaatttatatcggCTTTGCAATGAATATGTTTAATCAATTACCAAGAAAAAAGCGTACACAAAAAAGTGAAAAGGAGATGACATCCAGTGTCGGGTTATGGGAAAGGATCTCGAGTTCGAAATCCGGTTAAGACCCCTCCTCCCCAGAcatgcatattttattttaaaaaataaaaaggataAGCTAATGTTCCAGCAGATCAATTGAAGTCCTCCAAAGGCATTTAACTTGGTAATCTGTCTTCCAATTAAGCCTCAACTATTGGTGAGGTGGTCAAATTTCCTTGAATTAAACTTGGGAATGTTTCGAACACATCAACTCGGTATGGATTCACTTAGCATAGACCAAGTAGATACCTGATTAGAATACAAAATCCAAGTTGCATGCTTCTGTTTGAAAATTCCATATCATTGGTATGCTAGATAACCTGCTGGTTTTTACAATATCCATTAGAGACTAGAGAACCTCGCATTTATCCTATAATATCTATCATACTGGAAGAGGGAAATATAGGAGGAAGAAGGTGGATGATATCAAAATGCATATGACAAGAACAGCAAAGCATTACTTTACATTTCAAGACGAAACATATAAAACCCACTTGTACATCTCGGTTAAAATTTTCAGAGCTCTAATGTTTAGAGACAGCAGATTAGGCATTTGAATTGAAAGAACTATCTTGTATAGATGAAACATAGTACATAGCATTACAATATATCGTGAATGAGTAAACGTAGGAAAATTTAGAAGATCAAAACAAGAAGTGAATATTCATCTATTCTTAAGTTGTCTCTAGGATTTAAGTGTCCAACAAAGATCCACAATAAGAAAGATTCAAGCTCCTATGTTCGATTCTTTTTCTAAAGAATAACGTCCACTCCAAGTGGTGTAGAATAAAGAGTCGATAGCCTAGAGTCGGGCCATTTGGATGTAACCATGATAATTTCATTTTACCAACGTTCTCTTGGTTTGCCATCTGGAAACACTGGAATTggatcattttcatcacttttccTTGAGCCATTAACTTGCTTCATATTTGGTTTGGTCCGTTCAAAAATTGATGACGAATCATCTTCTTCACTGTTGAATTTTGGAGGCAAATCATCGTCATCACTCCAATCATCCTCTGAATCCCCATCCTCATCATCACCATCAACAAAATCATCAATCTCGTCAATTCCTAAATTGTCAATGTCGGACCATTCATCTTCCTCATCTTCACCTGATCCTCCCTCAGGTTCTGTCCCTACTGCTTGATCTGAATCAGTCTCTGAAATATTTCTTCTCGGGAATCTTGGAACATTAACAAGTGCACGAAGTTTCTCCTTGATGAGCAACAATTTGTCCTTTTCTATCAAATGAGAATCTCTGTACGCTTCGCGTAGGAACACGGAGTCTCTATCCCCTTTCAGTGATACGTAAAACATGTCCGGATGCCTTACAAACATCCCCCTGAGCTGCTGAGAGAATCTAAATTCATCTCGAAAATGGGTCAAATGATCTACAAGTGTTCTCTTCTCAACAGTGAGGCTCAAGATCTCATGAACAACACCACATGCATGTTTTTCTTTCTCCAGCGTACCAGACCTCAGTCCTGAAAATTCAGAATAAGGTGATATGTAAGGCATGTCTCTAAATTGACAAATCCTTCTCATCTCACCTTTGGAAAGGTTGAGCCCTCTAGGTAGCTTCACTCGGTTAAATTTTGGGGTCCgatcaataattaaatttctctCTTCCAGCTCCCTTTCCTTATTCTCGTCTTCCGCTAGCTCTGCTGCAGATACAGCAAGCTCAGGATCCCAATGAGTCAACTCAAGAGCTGGCCCTCGACCAGTTGTAACAACCTTGAAATATTGTGGATACCGCTGACAAATAGTATCACGAAATTCCAGAGGCAGTCCCAAATCAGTTTTCAAATGTGCGATCTTCTCCAAAAGAATCCGTTTATCAATCGACATCATCAACAACTTCCTCAATTTAACAACCAACAAATCCTCCATTTCATTTCTGACCTTCATCTCCTCGAGGTATAGCCTCTCCGCCTCGGGTGTCAACTTGAACCTAAGTGAATATACCCCTTCTTCCACAATCTCAAACACAGCAGGAAACTTCTTCAACAAAGAAATAAACCGCCTCCTTTTTTGCAGTCCCAAAGCTTTCCTAAACCTACCCAAATGACGAAGTGCCATAATTCTATCTGGCTGACTCGTCAAAATCTTCCTAATTTTCAAAACTAATTTAAGCTTTTTGTCCCTTTGAATCACGTTATCAAAGGGAAGCTCTTTCCTCCTCTTCACAACACCCGCTCTTATTACAGGAATAGACAAATCATCTCTCCTTGTGCTCCACAAAAATTCATTCTTTTCCTGAAAGACTATTTTTTCCCCCAGAAACGGAGTCTTCCCCGCCTGTTTGGCACAAAATAATGAATGGACATCAAAACAGAACTTAGGCTTTTGAAGCGGTGTTGACTtatatgaaaggaaaaatggaaAAGTACCAAGTGAAGATGAAACTTTCTGGGTAGAAAGCAACAACTTTGGTTCCATAATACTCTCTAGTTTCTTCGTGGAATCAAAtggaaatatatcataatacaGCAGAAGACACACTAAAAATTACCATTCATGCATAATCTACAAGAAGGAAAATGGGATTGATGGAACTCACGAAATTAAGTGACTGACCTCAAGGAACAAGCAATTCGAGAAGCCTGGGTTTACCAAACCCAAACCCTCCCCGAAGATATTTAAGTGTTTCTGAGTTAGAACTCAGACGTAGACGTACTCTAGTGAAAGAAAAGAACAGATAAGATTGGAAACTGGCGCTTCTTTTATATAGAATGCGACTTTAATTTCACCTTCGCTCGGTCTAAATAATTGACCCGTGACCGGCCCAAAACTTAGTTTTGAAAATTTCGTACAACCAATTCCTAATATACATCCCAACTTTGTTGTTAAGACCTGAAAAGAAATATTTATCCATTAATTAAACTACAATTTTAAGAGTTCGTGGAATTTTGGAGAAATTAATGGTTTCAAAAACGAAACAGtgcattgatttatttattaaatattttgaagaaaaacacaTTCATTTTAGCTTATTTTTAGCCCTGAGTAAAAATCCAAtgacaaataattttatttggcaTGCGGTGTCTTTAAAAACAATATGTAGATAACAATAGGGTAGGGGGGTGCACAAGACGTAATGCGAGCCGAGCTTGAGTATCATACTACTTGAGATTAACTGATTGAATTTTTGTAAGTTTGAACTTGATCGAgtattcaattttaatttcgagTTCGATTCGTGATAATATCACGTTAGTGCGTTAATCGAGCTCGTGTACGAAAAGTTCGAAAATATTTGTAGCATAGTAttagagtttaattttttttatttatttagacaaaaatacctttaaattatatatcattgatatatacacacacatacgaATCAATTAAAACCCGAACTCGACTAAAGTGAAGAGTCTACCTACTCGAGTTCAACCAAATGAAACTCGAATCGAGTTTTTCCCCAACTGTTGAGACGAATATGAATATAACAAAAAGTAAATAAAGGAGAAGAAAGAGTTGGTTAAGTATTCTTCTATAGGCACTATATCAGTTAGTCAGTATAAAAAGAATGAACACTCTATGACATGACATGAGAactttttttattcattaaatagGCAGACTAAAACTAAAATCTCTCTTGAATCTGGAATTATTCTCTCTTCTTCCCTTACTTTTTAGGTGTCTGACTTACTCGAATTAGCCTCCCAACATTCGTTGCTCTAGTTGATAATCGACGTAGTTGAAGACACGACTAGAAAATAGTTAACACCATATCAATATCGATAATtgtgttaaaaaaaacataattatatactgaattaagcaataaatattaaaatgtgTTTAAAAGCTCTCTAGAGTTGGGCGTCGTAGACATTAATTATTCAAATGATCGATAATATTATAAATGTCTCacattaaataataaaactaataAAAATTAGTTGCCGCTCACAAACTGCTAAGCTTATCTTATATCACACATGCTACTATTCTAAAGCTAGCATATAACTATCGGAAAACACGTGTCTGTTTGAATTTAATGTGATAAAAAACAAGGAACAAAAAACCAGAGAGGTCTGCATTTGATCTTTCCCGCGGCAGGAAGGTACTTGAATATATTTCaggtttcttttattttttatttatttattttttaccaAATATGTTCCTGACTTCTCCGAACCAACTCGCTCAAAATATCCTTGGCACAATCATTGGAGTGCAACACAGTCTCCCAATATTTCTATCCACAGTGGAACGTGTGATCCCTCACTTGTATACACTCAGCTCCCTTCTACGTTTGCACCAACTTACCCCGACTCAATATCACCACCGACTTGCCAAATATCCGATTGCACAGCACATGAACTCCAAAAACATCAGACTAGCTGTTACTGTCTATCTTACGCTTCTCATGGTTCCTAGAGCTTAAAGGATTGAAAATACAGTGATTCAGATCGTGTCATGGAGGCCCTTAATGCAGTTGGCTTGACTCCAATTTCGGTTCTTGCTAAAAGATCGGGGCCCAGAAAAAATCTGTCGCCGGTCATCGTTTCCCCATTCAAGAATCAATCCTTCTCTGTTTCAAGATGTATGGCGGGGGTTCTAGTACTTTTATCTTCGGCTATGGGTACTGATATTGCAAGAGCATTGGCATATGATGAAGCTCTTCAGCAATCCGTGAGCAGTTTGGCCCCCGATATTGATTTCAGTGGAGTTATTGACAGTGTTACCAATTTTGCCACTGAGAATCCCACTATCGTTGGCGTCGGAGTGGTGTTCCTGGCGTTGCCCGTGGTGGTTTCTCAGCTGCtcatcaaatccaagaattgggGAGTGGAGAGTGCAAAGACTGCTTATGCGAAGTTGGGTGACGATGATAAGGCTCAATTACTTGATATACGAGCACCGCAGGATATTAAGCAAGTGGGGAGCCCGGATATCCGAAGTTTCAAGAAGAAGCCGGTGGCTGTGGTGTATAATAAAGGTCAAGACAAGTCCGGGTTCTTGAAAAAGCTGTCTTTGAAGTTTAAAGAACCTGAAAGCACCCCATTGTTGATACTCGATAAGTAAGAACTGTGACCTGTTTCGTGTTTTAGTTCTTGATCTGAAAGTTCACAACTTTCAGTCCATTGTTTATCATACTTTGTTATGCTgtatttaaattcttaaagATAGGACTATAATGCCGGGAGATGATCTAGCGTGCGCGAGTAGGGCTAGCTATTAGCTActcaaataaacaaaagaattcATATTTGATACTGCTCGACAAAGTTCATAGTCTGCTGCCACTTATAGCCTATAGGCATCGTTATTTGTTGGTATCATCTCATTGTGATCGACTCTTCATAGATAATGCGAACACCATTTGTGCCATTGGCCAAGTTCTTGATTTGTGTGGATCATAAATCATTGATGAAGAAtggaattttattaaataattaactacTTTGTACTAGTGTTTAACCTTCACATTGTGGGTGTTTCGGGCTCAAGTGATACGCAGTTGCAACTTGCAAGTACAATGGCCCAATATCAGCCCAGTTTGATGCTTTTTAAATTATGATGAAGCAGGTTCGAGGGAGACTCTGAACTTGTAGCAGAGCTGGTTACGGCAAATGGATTTAAATCTGCTTATGCAATCAGAGATGGTGCAGAAGGATCGAGAGGATGGACGGTGCCTGCACACTTGTTCTGAAATTTCATAAAACAAAATTCAACAATATTAGTCAGAGACAATGGTTTGAAACTTAAACTTacaaaatgataaaattatgCAGAAAAGTGGCCTTCCTTGGATAGTTCAAAGTAAAACGTGGAGCCTTGACCTCAGCGATTTGACCGACACCATTGGTGTAATGTCTTAACTTGCGCTATTTACCGAATATAATAAGTAAGAACTAAATATCTCTTCTAGTTCAAATGTACCATGTTCTTAATTTTATCCAAAGAAATGCTAAGACTGTAATTAGTGTTTTTGCAGGATACTTCTAATGCTTTGCCTCTAATTCTTGGTGTTGCGGCTGCATCTGGTATTGGGATTTTGTCTTTTACAGAGGTTCGGCATCGAGGGAgggattttgatatttttgtgaTATTAAGGGACTATTGACTCATCTTTTCAATTTATTGTACAGGTGGAAGTACTTCTCCAAGTTTTGGGTTCTGCTGCTCTTATTCAGTTTATAAGCAAGAAACTCCTCTTTGCAGAGGTCCGTTTGTCGATTAGTTTCTTGATTCTTCTTGCGGATTTTTTATTTCTAACGTTAATATTTGAATGTT
This window of the Primulina huaijiensis isolate GDHJ02 chromosome 3, ASM1229523v2, whole genome shotgun sequence genome carries:
- the LOC140972704 gene encoding protein WHAT'S THIS FACTOR 1 homolog, chloroplastic-like isoform X1; translation: MEPKLLLSTQKVSSSLGTFPFFLSYKSTPLQKPKFCFDVHSLFCAKQAGKTPFLGEKIVFQEKNEFLWSTRRDDLSIPVIRAGVVKRRKELPFDNVIQRDKKLKLVLKIRKILTSQPDRIMALRHLGRFRKALGLQKRRRFISLLKKFPAVFEIVEEGVYSLRFKLTPEAERLYLEEMKVRNEMEDLLVVKLRKLLMMSIDKRILLEKIAHLKTDLGLPLEFRDTICQRYPQYFKVVTTGRGPALELTHWDPELAVSAAELAEDENKERELEERNLIIDRTPKFNRVKLPRGLNLSKGEMRRICQFRDMPYISPYSEFSGLRSGTLEKEKHACGVVHEILSLTVEKRTLVDHLTHFRDEFRFSQQLRGMFVRHPDMFYVSLKGDRDSVFLREAYRDSHLIEKDKLLLIKEKLRALVNVPRFPRRNISETDSDQAVGTEPEGGSGEDEEDEWSDIDNLGIDEIDDFVDGDDEDGDSEDDWSDDDDLPPKFNSEEDDSSSIFERTKPNMKQVNGSRKSDENDPIPVFPDGKPRERW
- the LOC140972704 gene encoding protein WHAT'S THIS FACTOR 1 homolog, chloroplastic-like isoform X2, translating into MEPKLLLSTQKVSSSLGTFPFFLSYKSTPLQKPKFCFDVHSLFCAKQAGKTPFLGEKIVFQEKNEFLWSTRRDDLSIPVIRAGVVKRRKELPFDNVIQRDKKLKLVLKIRKILTSQPDRIMALRHLGRFRKALGLQKRRRFISLLKKFPAVFEIVEEGVYSLRFKLTPEAERLYLEEMKVRNEMEDLLVVKLRKLLMMSIDKRILLEKIAHLKTDLGLPLEFRDTICQRYPQYFKVVTTGRGPALELTHWDPELAVSAAELAEDENKERELEERNLIIDRTPKFNRVKLPRGLNLSKGLRSGTLEKEKHACGVVHEILSLTVEKRTLVDHLTHFRDEFRFSQQLRGMFVRHPDMFYVSLKGDRDSVFLREAYRDSHLIEKDKLLLIKEKLRALVNVPRFPRRNISETDSDQAVGTEPEGGSGEDEEDEWSDIDNLGIDEIDDFVDGDDEDGDSEDDWSDDDDLPPKFNSEEDDSSSIFERTKPNMKQVNGSRKSDENDPIPVFPDGKPRERW
- the LOC140972705 gene encoding rhodanese-like domain-containing protein 4, chloroplastic encodes the protein MEALNAVGLTPISVLAKRSGPRKNLSPVIVSPFKNQSFSVSRCMAGVLVLLSSAMGTDIARALAYDEALQQSVSSLAPDIDFSGVIDSVTNFATENPTIVGVGVVFLALPVVVSQLLIKSKNWGVESAKTAYAKLGDDDKAQLLDIRAPQDIKQVGSPDIRSFKKKPVAVVYNKGQDKSGFLKKLSLKFKEPESTPLLILDKFEGDSELVAELVTANGFKSAYAIRDGAEGSRGWTKSGLPWIVQSKTWSLDLSDLTDTIGDTSNALPLILGVAAASGIGILSFTEVEVLLQVLGSAALIQFISKKLLFAEDRKQTIRQIEDILNSKVAPKELVGDIQQIGKALLPSSVTSKALPAPVESAIQTAEPVLEGNSASAKVEATPEVNSIPQAEAEDVSPPALS